The following is a genomic window from Branchiostoma lanceolatum isolate klBraLanc5 chromosome 10, klBraLanc5.hap2, whole genome shotgun sequence.
CTACATCTAACGCCGAAAGACATACATGCCAACGCCCCCCTCTATATCTATAATGACACGGTAACCTGCGTTATGCAAAAAACATTCGATTTCACTAACACAGTTATGTGGCCCACTCCTCAGGGCATATAATTATGCCAATACTATATCACGACATGCTAGTATCCGCCTATCTTATAAAATCAGAACAATTTGATCAACGACAGTAATGGAAACAAAATTTTGCTGTTGTACCACTTCTACTTTTCACCCTCACAGATATAAAGACCGATTACCATTATGTATAACTGTAAAGTGTGCAAATCTCTGCTCTGAGGCGTACCTTCGCTGTTCCCCTACAGTAAATCTAATTCTGAGAAATCAATTTTCCGGCAGCGATACGAGGAACCGTTAATGATGACAAATTGGGGCTCTGACGTCACATGTAGCATGCTAGCACCTAGACTATCATAAATGGGAAAACGTACTTCAAATAACTCCACTTTGACTGAGGATGGACATCAATCAGCGATACATAGAACGGCGTACTATGATTATTTAGTTCATAATTACGCCAGTGAAGGAAAAATAGCCATGAAAATATCTGAAAGTTTTTtcttaaacattgttttttattctatttctaaAGAGTGCGATAAAATCCAGTAGAAATATTTTCTATTAAACAACTAAGACCGAAAAAAACGTTAATGCCCAGAAGGTATAGAGTGGTTACGGCTAAAGGTGATATTTTGTGGAAAAAATAAGCGTTTTCAGATGCTCTCAAAACCGTTGTTTTCCTAATTTCCACTGACGTAGCCAAACGCTAATGGAATCTTTACTGTATTGTTTTTTCATCCTTTATTCATAACGATTTAAgtgctttttgttgttttagtgCTAAACGTGCGCAACGGGGGATCATTGGAGGTAAATAGCCTTTCAGCTGTTCATCTTGTTTTCCATTCAACATATGGATGgcaagttcagcaccaaggacatcaacaATTGAACTGATGGCCACTGTCATTGTGTGACATCCTGGACCTAGAAATGCTGAGATGCATTATTTAAAATTAAATCAATTAATCATCCACTTTAAAGACCGGAGATGATTTGGCAATCACTGATAAAGagttttgattgatttgttgaaTTTGTTGAAAGAGATCATACGGCACGACTAGCGGGTAGTTCACGAAGCATCCTTACCGGAACATCGGTATTTGCTAGGTTGGTTCTTAGTTAATAGTACGTTACCCATGCTAGAACTTAGACAATGCACTGTCAACCTTGACAAACAAAGATGACTCTATCAATCATGATAAGTCGCCTAGAgtagattttcatgatatacaTCCCCTTTCTCCTGATATATGATGCTGCATGATTTTGTGCATATCGAAAAGAAATGACGGGAAATAAGTACTCAAAAAGAAAGAGGACTCAAGCCTTAGGTACCACGAGTTCTGTTCTAGCTTGGCACATTATCACACTTTTGGTCTCAAGTAGCCTCTCCAATTCAAGGACCGTGTAATCGAGTTTTTATCTTCCCTTGAGCGTTGTCATAGTCCAGTCCCGAGCCGCTTACCCATTTCAAGGACATCGGTATTGATTTGTTAGCAGAATGAGGCCACGGTGCCCTCATTGATTCTTATGAAGTGTCTACGGTTGTTTTTCAGCGTTTTCGCACTCATTGATTCTTATAACGTGTCTACGGTTGTTTTTCAGCGTTTGTGCCCTCATAGATTCTTATAACGTATCTACGGTTGTTTTTCAGCGTTTGTGCACTCATTGATTCTTATAACGTTTCTACGGTTGTTTTTCAGCGTTTGTGCCCTCATTGATTCTTATGAAGTGTCTACGGTTGTTTTTCAGCGTTTTCGCACTCATTGATTCTTATGAAGTGTCTACGGTTGTTTTTCGTCGTTTTTGCACTCATTGATTCTTATAACGTGTGTACGGTTGTTTTTCAGCGTTTGTGCACCCATTGGTTCTTATAACGTATCTACGGTTGTTTTTCGTCGTTTTTGCACTCATTGATTCTTATAACGTGTGTACGGTTGTTTTTCATCGTTTGTGCACCCATTGATTCTTATAACGTGTGTACGGTTGTTTTTCAGCGTTTGTGCACCCATTGATTCTTATAACGTGTGTACGGTTGTTTTTCAGCGTTTGTGCACCCATTGATTCTTATAACGTATCTACGGTTGTTTTTCATCGTTTGTGCACCCATTGATTCTTATAACGTATCTACGGTTGTTTTTCAGCGTCTCTACCGCCAAGCTTGGCGCCACCAGCCAATCAGGGTCGTCGCTCCATCTCAGAGGGGTCTCCACGGGAAGTAGACATGCCGAAGATGACGTCATTGCATCTTCGAGCAGACGACGAAAGACCTAATCGTATCCGAAGAATGCCGATGGAAGCCGACTCGGAAATTCGTTTAACACCATTTTTGGTAGTAAAACGGAAAAAGATAGAGACAGTGGAAGATGCCAAGAGGCTTCAATTGAAGATGGACAAAAAGTCCACGCAAATATCGAAATTCCAATCTAGCAAGGAAAACGCTCTACATGTACCATAGGTCAATTATGGAAGATGTTCATCATGGGCTAGCTATATTTATGCATGTCAATAAAACGCCTCCTGTCGACTTATGAGGAAATAACGATATAGCGGCCATATAAAagaaatgtatatataaatcAAATAGTCTACAGAATCATTGTATGTTTGTAATAAGATGCATGCATAATTGATACAacgaaacatttcttttcaCATTTATAATACTCTGAGTCATCGTGGAGGGAtccaaagctacatgtatgtgctgtaTAAATACTTCAAGAAGGAAAAGGAGGAGCATTAccatgatttgaattattgcaACTGCCATTTCTATGCAATATTTAGTGTCTTACTTCAACTAAAACAGACTTATATCTTATATCATACTGCATGAGATATACATGACTCATAACAGCATTCACTATATCATATTACATATGGTAACCAACACAAAGGTATTAAGCGTTCTGACGTTTACAATGTCTTCATGCATCATTACATACCCCTGAGTAAAATATAATCTTCATTTAAAGTTTGAATTCCGCAGCTGTGACGGTCTTTTGGTTGCAAAATCTCCTCACAACGTTGAGAACTGGTACTGCAGTATTAGCCTCTTGTCGAGTGCCGTTTGGCCCTAATTGCCAAGtgccaaggttatgttttgttaCTTGCAACACGAATATTCAGAAATATATTGGAAAAATTTGTTGAATGTTTATAAgttttcataaatattcataaaatgtTTATAACTaatcatagatacatgtattaacaaatttgtgatgaaaattcatCAATATCATCCGTAAGtatttatacatatattcatTTTCAGAAATTCAGAAGTATTCAGAATATTCAGAAAAATCCGTACATGTTTATGATATTCATAGATAACCATAAATATTCGTACATTTTCATAAATCCATAAATTCATATATTTGTGAATTCAGATATGATAAAGGGaggaaattttgaaaaaaggAATGCAACAAACTATTACCTATAAAAAACTTCGATGGTCCTGGCCAACGTTGCTTCTACAAATAGTACTATCTGTCTGATGTAGCATGAGATTGGGAGTGATGTGTCAGAAAATGGTGTCGCATGACAAAAATGGGTATAATTAGACTTGATATAGTTGGCAACATGCCATAACGTTGATCCGCAAGACTGTAGCACCAGCATTTCACAGCGGTGGAGAGGACGCCATGGCTCCATACACATGGTTGACAGTTGTGGCGTTTGCCGCGGCGTTGTTAGCGCAGACAGGTCGCTGTCAGGACGACAGCACACCTCAGGTGAGAGGAATTCGAATAAATACGTAAGGGGGCGTACGTCAATTCATCATGGTTTAAAATCTAGGTCTTGTCGTTATAGCACTAGACGTTCCGATTGTCAAAGATGTCATGTTAACTTTTTGTTGTATGGACAGTCCAATTTCACATGTCGCCTGTCTCTAATTATAGCCTATTCACATCTGTGATAAAAGTTTTACATATTTGACCATACCACCGACTAATAAAGTCACTGATTCTTCAAacttacatgtttttttgttgttgtatttttagaaataaattcaAAAGATGATATCTATTCATGGCTGTACCCTGTAGTGTTGCGAAGGTTGCGTTGCTGGGCCACAGGGGTCACCGGGTGTTCCTGGCAGCAATGGTGTTCCTGGTAGCAACGGTGTCCCTGGTGGCAATGGTGTTCCCGGCCGGGACGGCGCAAGGGGGGACCGGGGAGAACAGGGACCGCCCGGAGAGAAGGGGTCTCCTGGTACACCGATCGGGGTGAACGTGAAGCAGTGTGTCTGGAACAACCTGAATGAAGACGCGGACAGCGGGAAGATTGTGGTAAAGTTATCTATACTTAATCCATTTGTATTccactctcattggtcgaagATAGTAAAACACGACAGTTCACTAAGTTGTTATACGTAGAGCATGTAAGTAGAGCCAAGGAGGTTGTAGGGaatctatgtatatataatagCTGATCACTTTGAGGTGCAATAATCTTAGTAGaaacatattcatatatatacgGTTATACGGTTACTTTATGACAGTGTACTGAGAGCAGAGTCTAGAAACGTTCTGTCATATTCTAACATTCTAAACATTTCAACCACAGGAGTGTCCGTTCAACAAGGTGTCCACCACATCCGCCCTCCGTCTGACATGGAACGGCGCCATCAGAGTTAAGTCGGCCACCCCCTGCTGTCAGCGCTGGTACTTCACAGTGAACAGTGAACTGTGCGCCACCATTGACGGTGTCATGTACACTAATGGCGCCAACGACATAAACCTCCATCGTGTGTCCACAAGTGAGAATCGAACATTTTATCTTTAAGTATGATAGACAAGGGGGTATCCAAAACCCAGGGGTAAACGTTCTCAAGAAAGTTCTGCTTGATCATCGCGAAGTTCAaggacacgtacatgtatatatacatagaatAATTTCAATGTGTGTATTAAACTGTAACGTtgtataagattttgaaaacagcGTTGGACACGACTTATTTGTTACTTGTCCTTTTCCTAGTGTCACATTTTAACAGACCAAACTTTTTATCCTAAAGAAAGGGGTTTCAGTCATTTGGGAGGAAGTCGGTTGATCTATTTATTGGTTGATTTATCGATTGTTCACTTCcttatttgattgattgattgattgattgatctgtTGATTGACACTCTTGTACCCATCGTAGTGTGATATGTGTCGTGATCGTCTTTTTCAGTTGACGGCCTTTGTTACAACTTGCCGGCCGGCCCGGTAACAGTGGCCTTGAACGTCGGTAAATGCGCAGATGGTGCCGCCGGCGGAGACGCCTACACCGGGTGGAACTCCCACTCAAGAATCATCGTGGAGGAACTGGACATTTCAAACTAGGCTTCCTGTTAAGTAGCCAGTACAATGAACATGATGTTACAATTAGCAAAACTTCTTCCAAActaaaaacattttgatttaAATTCAGCGCAGTATAACGTAGCATAACGTGAATTGCATACTTGCTGAAATAATGCCATACGTAGCTTCCTGAGAGTGACTTGATCAGTTGAAAAGCAATGACATCATAATCAGCCGTTTCTGACGGATACACATAAGACATGATAAGAGACCAAGGTATTGTTTTGACGGAAGTATGTGGTCGCCAAACTCTGCTTGAAATTCAGTTCCTAAAGTTTGTAAGTGATCATACTTTTCCGGACTAATTCCAATATGACCTTCCGGCTGCAGTACACGATGTTGACATTTTAAGGTTTCTGGCATGTTTGACACCAGGAGGTGCGGATTGCATTTTGCTTTCAAGGCCAAGACATCTATATGGAGAATTCTGTTGTTGTCTAACCGGGCTTTTGGACACCTGGTCATGCATAGCAAGCAAATATGAACAAAGTTGTCAAAAAAAGAATCATGCTTAGGACAATTCTGATTATTACTACATTATATTACCTTGGGTAGGGAACTATTTAGTTTTGTTGAGTTGCTCTGTTATGAATCTACCTTACATCTAAATCTATTAGGTCGATTTAGATGATTGTTTAAACAATAGTTTAATTCTATgataaatacatatatgtatatacgttCAGCTATTCATTCGCAACTATACAAAGCTACATGatacacaaaaacataacatatgcagaatatacatttacataaatgATAGATGTACATAATGGTACAACGTACCGTTTGACCTTGGGATTCACCTTGAACCATCTGTGCACCGCCCTGTCATGTAATGTCAAAGTACTAGTACTGACAGGTGCGTTCTACCATACAGACCTTGACATTTACTTTGCAATTACTTGCCATGGCATGTTGAAGCTTGAACAAAGTTTGAATGTCATACCTACCCCGTCACCCTAACATCATGCTCATTTTGCTTATTATGTTTATCTTCACGGAAGAATATCGGTTTTGCTCAGTTTCGTCTTCTttttctccaaacaaataaggtcaatgaccttgacCAGACGGCTATCACCATGGTTCATggggaca
Proteins encoded in this region:
- the LOC136443492 gene encoding collagen triple helix repeat-containing protein 1-like; amino-acid sequence: MAPYTWLTVVAFAAALLAQTGRCQDDSTPQCCEGCVAGPQGSPGVPGSNGVPGSNGVPGGNGVPGRDGARGDRGEQGPPGEKGSPGTPIGVNVKQCVWNNLNEDADSGKIVECPFNKVSTTSALRLTWNGAIRVKSATPCCQRWYFTVNSELCATIDGVMYTNGANDINLHRVSTIDGLCYNLPAGPVTVALNVGKCADGAAGGDAYTGWNSHSRIIVEELDISN